A stretch of Lachancea thermotolerans CBS 6340 chromosome D complete sequence DNA encodes these proteins:
- a CDS encoding KLTH0D01694p (conserved hypothetical protein) has product MLPHTAREEQVECDVYLYVLCDRSWAGAYVRVRRRGRATARPRSARRAAPTQLMAGSNHGLGRPQACSRCRNHKIKCVHNGEAPCTYCIHRNVAQECRLTFPENKKAKKSEAGPRVSKGEAGAREASAPLVPMDAIFTAGVRPQIEPHLCVPPVDANTLPAWARGSIFEVVPLIPARVVREAVLRVVRSFPELNLFHLPTVLDSAEKLHPLLAGAAVAFAGFFDPWRGGSGDGGGDSGSGSDAGDASASQWLGAGSYQVANKVCERLTLDAIFAKCHFLMEPSLDVACALLILAVVKWGHSEYYAAWMLHGCATRMIQSMDSEESFLLKAKIYPLLRKMQLRAFWCAYVLDKIICAGQRKTFMLPDTPDMLLPVGDYEFSLATLDAAPEMDLGVKSEQKATLCDFLAQCQRNPAILKKSPYALLVFLWSIWGAVSRRVTRPDRDSPAFECPWDPDSEVYKLNSRLDGIWALVPREWKWSREAYLAEKPAVIKDNLMVTINCVYHASTALINREFMPFLPHDIDKPAGPTDLKEPPPYHENYWTESARRCFGSIRTLSRILKTLLEEELGRSPGGKFRNAVLVTPYHSFLAFTCGLLANYGANFYWMDPDSEKYNNDPTNPDRLENCYNVAISLLKAKENDFGAAKNWLAVILKMGEINRFVAQNRNSTKVSEWTKKCSKDLGPSLSMPKVDIKKLEKMLPLLPPPHTNGQQNTESLYPSPAADSYYNQVGLFSQREVVPSSSFYRAPPPSASQPASQYRSPALMTHSAPMSFPLAPAASQSPKLSFPALLPASACEPLSSNPAPQPLASFGASSSVRSVPAASYSVVPGSSVLSPQVAPSAPYAGQQPLPAHDERHVETDTDKLSLFFNDSELDLLMQFNS; this is encoded by the coding sequence ATGCTTCCGCACACAGCGAGAGAAGAGCAGGTTGAATGCGACGTGTACTTGTATGTGTTATGTGACAGATCGTGGGCCGGCGCGTATGTGCGCGTGCGGAGACGCGGGCGCGCGAccgcgcgcccgcgcagcGCCCGGCGCGCCGCCCCGACCCAGCTTATGGCAGGCTCTAACCATGGCCTCGGCCGCCCACAGGCATGCTCCAGATGCAGGAATCATAAGATCAAGTGCGTCCACAACGGCGAGGCGCCGTGCACGTACTGTATCCACCGCAACGTCGCGCAGGAGTGCCGGCTGACGTTCCccgaaaacaaaaaggccaagaagtccGAGGCCGGCCCGCGCGTGTCGAAGGGCGAGGCCGGCGCGCGCGAAGCGTCCGCGCCGCTGGTGCCCATGGACGCGATCTTCACCGCGGGCGTCAGGCCGCAGATCGAGCCGCACTTGTGCGTGCCGCCCGTCGACGCCAACACGCTGCCCGCGTGGGCGCGCGGGTCGATATTCGAGGTCGTACCGCTGATCCCCGCGCGCGTGGTGCGCGAGGCCGTGCTGCGCGTGGTGCGGTCGTTCCCCGAGCTCAACTTGTTCCACCTGCCCACGGTGCTCGACAGCGCGGAGAAGCTGCACCCGCTGctcgcgggcgcggcggtCGCGTTTGCGGGGTTCTTCGACCCCTGGcgcggcggcagcggcgacggcggcgGCGATAGTGGCAGCGGCAGTGACGCCGGCGACGCCAGCGCCAGCCAGTGGCTGGGCGCCGGCTCGTACCAGGTCGCCAACAAGGTATGCGAGCGGCTGACGCTCGACGCGATCTTCGCCAAATGCCACTTCCTGATGGAGCCCAGCCTCGACGTCGCGTGCGCGCTGCTGATCCTCGCCGTGGTCAAGTGGGGCCACAGCGAGTACTACGCGGCGTGGATGCTGCACGGGTGCGCGACGCGGATGATCCAGTCCATGGACAGCGAGGAGTCGTTCCTCCTCAAGGCCAAGATCTACCCGCTGCTGCGCAAGATGCAGTTGCGCGCGTTCTGGTGCGCGTACGTGCTCGACAAGATCATCTGCGCGGGCCAGCGCAAGACGTTCATGCTGCCCGACACCCCGGACATGCTGCTGCCCGTGGGCGACTACGAGTTCTCGCTGGCCACACTCGACGCCGCACCCGAGATGGACCTGGGCGTCAAGTCCGAGCAGAAGGCCACGCTGTGCGACTTCCTGGCGCAGTGCCAGCGCAACCCGGCGATCCTGAAAAAGAGCCCCTACGCGCTGCTCGTGTTCCTGTGGTCCATCTGGGGCGCCGTCAGCCGGCGCGTGACGCGGCCCGACCGCGACAGCCCGGCGTTCGAGTGCCCCTGGGACCCCGACAGCGAGGTCtacaagctcaacagcagGCTGGACGGCATATGGGCCCTGGTGCCGAGGGAGTGGAAGTGGTCCCGCGAGGCGTACCTCGCGGAGAAGCCCGCCGTCATCAAGGACAACCTCATGGTCACCATCAACTGCGTCTACCACGCCTCCACGGCGCTCATCAACCGCGAGTTCATGCCCTTCCTGCCGCACGACATCGACAAGCCCGCGGGCCCCACGGACCTGAAGGAGCCGCCGCCCTACCACGAAAACTACTGGACGGAGTCCGCCAGGCGCTGCTTCGGCTCCATCCGGACCCTGTCGCGCATTCTCAAAACCTTGCTGGAAGAGGAACTTGGGCGCTCCCCCGGAGGGAAGTTCAGGAATGCCGTGCTGGTTACGCCCTACCACTCCTTCCTGGCGTTCACCTGTGGCTTGCTGGCCAACTACGGCGCGAACTTCTACTGGATGGACCCGGACTCGGAAAAGTACAACAACGACCCCACCAACCCGGACAGGCTTGAAAACTGCTACAACGTCGCCATCAGCTTACTAAAGGCCAAGGAGAACGACTTTGGCGCGGCCAAGAACTGGCTCGCCGTTATTCTCAAGATGGGCGAGATCAACCGCTTCGTCGCCCAGAACCGAAACAGCACCAAGGTGAGCGAGTGGACCAAGAAGTGCTCCAAGGACCTGGGGCCCTCGCTGAGCATGCCCAAAGTCgatatcaagaaactcGAGAAAATGCTCCCGCTTCTCCCGCCGCCCCACACCAACGGCCAGCAAAACACTGAGAGCTTGTACCCCTCGCCAGCGGCTGACTCCTACTACAACCAAGTTGGCCTATTTTCCCAAAGAGAGGTGGTCCCGAGCTCGTCGTTTTAtcgcgcgccgccgccatcAGCATCGCAGCCGGCCTCCCAATATAGGTCGCCAGCGCTGATGACCCACTCCGCGCCGATGTCTTTCCCTCTGGCGCCCGCAGCGTCACAGTCTCCAAAACTCTCGTTTCCCGCGTTGCTTCCCGCATCCGCGTGCGAGCCGTTGTCGTCAAATCCAGCTCCACAGCCGCTAGCAAGCTTCGGTGCAAGTTCCAGTGTTAGGTCCGTCCCGGCCGCGTCCTATTCTGTAGTCCCGGGTTCCAGTGTCTTGTCCCCTCAGGTTGCACCGAGCGCCCCATATGCAGGCCAGCAGCCGCTGCCTGCCCATGATGAGCGGCATGTCGAAACGGACACAGATAAACTcagcttgtttttcaacGATAGCGAGCTCGACCTTCTAATGCAGTTCAATAGCTGA
- the MTW1 gene encoding MIND complex subunit MTW1 (similar to uniprot|P39731 Saccharomyces cerevisiae YAL034W-A MTW1 Essential component of the MIND kinetochore complex (Mtw1p Including Nnf1p-Nsl1p-Dsn1p) which joins kinetochore subunits contacting DNA to those contacting microtubules critical to kinetochore assembly), which yields MSAPTMRTTLLLTEHLGYPPISLIDDIINAVNELMYKCTQAMEKYLLERSFMEGKDYTDEIKIGIAKLETLWENSVDRSFDKLELYVLRNVLHIPQELIENGSFRLRHHDSLVLEDNDSKEALSTELKTKMRQLQESIETHKELRRQKVALQKVLARVRRFKLLVSSFLQGQDLDNKEVAAVLSSLSPVNESVRFLASQVHSLYLESDDQCSSERVKSIVSRQKELHADLSSRTGYLAQSTKKALEQLLGNQPSEVSHEVPDGAGTTGSSPSTDHAIEVSSPDWNAMTEVT from the coding sequence ATGTCAGCCCCTACTATGCGGACAACGCTTTTGCTGACTGAGCACCTGGGTTATCCTCCAATTTCATTGATTGACGATATCATAAACGCAGTAAATGAGCTGATGTACAAGTGTACCCAGGCAATGGAGAAATACTTGCTCGAAAGGAGCTTTATGGAAGGAAAGGATTACACAGACGAGATCAAGATAGGCATTGCAAAGCTCGAAACTTTATGGGAGAATTCTGTGGACCGAAGCTTCGACAAGCTAGAGCTGTACGTTCTCAGAAATGTTCTCCACATACCGCAAGAACTTATTGAAAACGGATCTTTCCGTCTGCGACACCATGACTCCCTAGTATTAGAGGATAACGATAGCAAGGAGGCACTGAGCACTGAgctgaagacaaaaatgcGACAATTACAAGAGTCCATTGAAACCCACAAAGAGCTTCGTAGACAAAAGGTGGCGCTACAAAAGGTCCTGGCAAGAGTCAGAAGATTTAAGCTTCTGGTCTCCAGCTTTTTACAGGGACAGGATCTTGATAACAAAGAAGTCGCTGCGGTCCTGAGCTCACTGAGTCCTGTCAACGAGAGCGTAAGGTTCCTGGCTTCTCAAGTTCACAGCTTATACCTTGAGTCGGACGACCAATGCTCCTCCGAGCGTGTCAAGAGCATAGTGTCTCGACAGAAAGAGCTGCACGCTGATCTATCGTCGCGCACAGGGTATCTCGCACAGAGcacaaaaaaagctctcgagCAGCTTCTCGGAAATCAGCCCAGCGAAGTGAGTCACGAAGTTCCTGATGGCGCCGGAACAACGGGCTCTTCTCCATCAACTGATCATGCGATAGAGGTCAGTAGCCCCGATTGGAATGCAATGACCGAGGTCACGTGA
- the RPA43 gene encoding DNA-directed RNA polymerase I subunit RPA43 (similar to uniprot|P46669 Saccharomyces cerevisiae YOR340C RPA43 RNA polymerase I subunit A43) — protein sequence MSSVKRSSEQKRDAEFIKRHKKVCKNPVDESNGVSKCIVQVPVSMYVSIAPTYMKEPNRGIKKQHLNPMIMKYSSNVGGVVLGYENLKIEDASVSDESDSENATKLVKITPDTPFGFTWCSVDLYVWQPQIGDVIEGWIFIQSPSHIGLLIHDAFNASIKKTSIPQDWTFIHNEDADNNSDSGVGNSAQSRSLGHWVDENGQRLDGKLKFSVRNVYTTGRVVSLEGSLLDDKVGQARSPAESLPVVSNKKIIFDDEVSTENRESHRDLELSKRVKEDNGEEIVYEKNSSSSESSDSE from the coding sequence ATGTCGAGCGTTAAGAGGTCCAGTGAGCAGAAGAGGGATGCGGAGTTCATAAAAAGACACAAGAAGGTGTGCAAGAACCCTGTAGACGAGAGCAATGGGGTCTCCAAGTGCATCGTTCAGGTTCCGGTGTCAATGTATGTGTCCATTGCGCCTACGTACATGAAGGAGCCTAACCGGGGCATCAAGAAACAACACTTGAACCCCATGATCATGAAGTACAGCAGCAACGTTGGCGGCGTGGTCTTGGGCTAcgagaacttgaaaatCGAGGATGCTAGCGTGAGCGACGAGAGTGATAGCGAGAACGCTACAAAGCTGGTGAAGATTACCCCGGACACCCCATTCGGGTTCACTTGGTGCAGCGTCGACCTATACGTATGGCAGCCGCAGATCGGCGATGTCATCGAAGGTTGGATTTTCATACAGTCACCATCGCATATTGGGCTTTTGATTCACGACGCATTCAATGCCAGCATAAAAAAGACAAGCATCCCCCAGGACTGGACTTTCATCCACAACGAGGATGCTGACAACAACTCTGACAGCGGCGTAGGCAACTCCGCTCAGTCGAGGTCCTTGGGACACTGGGTCGACGAAAACGGGCAGAGACTCGACGGGAAACTCAAGTTCTCGGTCAGAAACGTTTACACCACGGGGAGAGTCGTTTCCCTGGAGGGTTCGTTGTTGGACGATAAAGTCGGCCAAGCGCGCTCCCCTGCGGAAAGCCTTCCTGTTGTATCcaacaagaaaatcatttttgatgacgAGGTCTCCACAGAAAACAGGGAAAGCCATAGAGATTTGGAGCTTTCGAAAAGGGTAAAAGAGGATAACGGCGAGGAAATTGTCTACGAGAAGAATTCAAGCAGCAGTGAGTCTAGTGACAGTGAGTAA
- the UBC11 gene encoding putative E2 ubiquitin-protein ligase UBC11 (highly similar to uniprot|P52492 Saccharomyces cerevisiae YOR339C) gives MEGSSKSSIPDGHSVVSRLQSELMQLMLSPSPGLSAFPEDEEDLTKWCGIITGPDGTPYEGMRFKIALEFAQTYPYTAPKVRFVSPMWHPNVDMSGNICLDILKDQWSAVYNVQTILLSLQSLLEEPNNSSPLNAVAAELWDKDMREYKKKLIARYEEIDD, from the coding sequence ATGGAGGGCAGCTCGAAATCTAGTATTCCCGATGGCCACTCGGTGGTGAGCAGGCTCCAGAGCGAGCTAATGCAACTGATGTTGTCACCTTCGCCGGGCCTCAGTGCTTTCCctgaggacgaagaagaccTTACCAAGTGGTGTGGCATCATCACAGGCCCTGACGGGACGCCATATGAGGGGATGCGGTTCAAGATCGCGCTGGAGTTCGCTCAGACCTATCCTTACACAGCTCCAAAGGTGCGGTTCGTGAGCCCAATGTGGCACCCTAACGTCGATATGAGCGGCAACATTTGTTTGgatattttgaaggacCAGTGGTCAGCGGTCTACAACGTACAAACTATCCTGCTCTCACTGCAGtcgctgctggaagagccCAACAACAGTTCACCGCTGAATGCGGTAGCTGCGGAACTGTGGGACAAGGACATGAGAGAgtacaagaagaagctcattGCACGGTACGAAGAGATCGATGACTAA
- a CDS encoding uncharacterized protein (similar to uniprot|Q06855 Saccharomyces cerevisiae YOR338W Hypothetical ORF), with amino-acid sequence MEFNSPQPEHAQLSTVVHPKGTSRLLAALHQQVVGAMAPRSGGPGLGGCSIDSALDEHLIPSPPLSPKMSSVDEGSAAPAAPVAPQVPAESTTALWVKPDWESSRSPESYRSATSGFLSQYRCFDFMRTKRYTHPNNKTLRKTRNYTCSPNYTSGGSDFEKVYRTRRSVKNAENPRTARGHAPAFQEDFTRHGMPSRPATPTNRNTHRKVNSVTSPLGSSAVLGAPQYVPNMSWEKLPDYSPPLSTLPANNKCLKVEWKGSSMDLSADPLRHLLHPAELQLAQILRLPCDLYLDSKRRLFVEKVHRLKQDLPFRRTDAQKACRIDVNKASRLFAAYERIGWLEDENFERFF; translated from the coding sequence ATGGAATTCAACTCGCCGCAACCAGAGCACGCTCAATTGAGCACAGTGGTGCATCCCAAGGGCACGTCGCGGCTGCTGGCCGCGCTGCACCAGCAGGTGGTGGGCGCTATGGCGCCGCGCAGTGGCGGGCCGGGGCTCGGGGGCTGCAGCATCGACAGTGCGCTGGACGAACATTTGATCCCCTCCCCCCCTCTCTCGCCCAAGATGAGCTCCGTGGATGAGGGCAGTGCGGCGCCTGCAGCGCCTGTGGCACCACAGGTACCTGCTGAGTCGACCACTGCACTGTGGGTGAAACCAGACTGGGAAAGTTCCCGGTCGCCGGAGAGCTACCGCAGCGCCACCAGTGGGTTTTTGTCGCAGTACAGATGTTTCGACTTCATGCGCACCAAGCGGTACACGCATCCTAACAACAAGACTTTGCGGAAAACACGCAACTACACATGTTCTCCAAACTACACTTCGGGAGGATCCGACTTCGAGAAGGTGTACAGAACCAGGCGGTCGGTCAAAAACGCCGAGAATCCTAGGACCGCAAGGGGCCATGCCCCTGCCTTCCAGGAAGATTTCACGCGTCATGGCATGCCCTCAAGACCTGCCACACCCACCAATCGCAACACACACCGCAAAGTCAATTCGGTCACTTCTCCACTGGGTTCTTCCGCAGTTTTGGGCGCACCGCAATACGTGCCCAACATGAGCTGGGAAAAACTCCCCGACTACAGCCCACCCCTCTCCACACTTCCTGCTAACAACAAGTGCTTGAAAGTTGAGTGGAAGGGCTCCTCTATGGACCTTTCTGCGGATCCCCTGCGGCATCTGCTTCATCCAGCGGAGCTGCAGCTCGCCCAGATACTTCGGCTGCCTTGTGACTTGTACTTGGACTCCAAGAGAAGACTATTCGTGGAGAAGGTTCACCGTTTGAAGCAGGACCTGCCTTTCAGGCGGACGGACGCCCAGAAGGCTTGCCGAATTGACGTCAACAAGGCGTCAAGACTTTTTGCGGCATATGAGAGGATTGGCTGGTTGGAAGACGAGAACTTCGAGAggtttttttga